The genomic stretch AAACCCGTCAAGGTGACGTTATCGACTAGCTGCCAGCAGATAGCATTTGATTCCTATGATTCACCTTAAACCCACACAAGGCTGCAACATAACATACAGATTACTCAGTACAAGGCAGGGAGCTTGTGAGCGTAGGACATCAGAATAGAACACATAGAAGCAGCCTGCCATAATAAACGTTATAAATATCAAGAAGACGGGATCTAATATTAATATTGTGAATTATAAACAACAATAGCAATGAAACAATTAAAAACAACAGGTGGAATTAGACCTGCAGAAAGATCAAAATTGATTTCCAGATCTGCAGGATATCCATCGAGGTACcgcacaatttggtaactccaatcaggcgccgcgtgtctttggactgcgagGGGAATACCCAGAgggaaccccacgatgacacggaGAGAACACCAACGTCTTTGTGATGGAGTGACGCAACAGCGTAAGAttcggggggaggggaggggcaggATGTTGCGGGCCAGACCCCAGATTCCCACCTCGGCAGGTGGGCCCATTCCCAGTCACCCTGTCCAACCCCCCAGCATCTGATTTGGCTtcctgtgtatttagcttgtgCTGAAGTCCAAAAACGCTTATTTTCCCTTTTACACTCTCATTCCATTCCTGGTTCCACACTCTGGACCTGACTGGAGCAAATCTGactcattttatttaatacacactcttatccaaagcaatgtacaggggatggacaatgaaactgaaacaccaGGTTTTAGGCCACAGTAATTAATAATTGTGGTGTGGGGGCTCCATTTGCAGCTATTACAGCATAAATTTGTCTTGGGAATGACAGATACATGCTCTGCATAGTGACCAGGGGGGGTTTGACCACAATGTGATGCTGGGGGAGGAAAACGTTTCCTGAGTCGCTCCCCCAAAACACCCAAAAGTAGCTCAAAAATattcagatctggtgactgtgcagCTGTGGGAGATGTTCAGCTTCACTTTCATGTTCATCAAGCCACTTTGTCATCAGTCTTGCTGTGTGTATTGGTGCAGTATCACGCTGATACACGACACCATCTTCAGTTTACAGGGTTTGAATTACTAGGTGAAGATGGTCCTCCAGAACGGTTCGGTAGTTCTTGGCAGTGGAACTCCTACAGTATCTAGTATGTAGTGGGCCTAGGAAACGACATGATATTGCAGCTCATACCATCACTGATCGATCCCTGTGCTGCAGTCTGGGTACAGAACAGTCTGGGTGTTAAGCCTCTTTGGGGCTTCTCCACACTGCAAGAATCTCTGATGTGGGTAAGACAGTGAAGGTGGACTCATCAGAGAACAATACATGTTTCGCATTGCCCACAGCCAAGATTTGCACTGCTGGCCCCATTGAAACCGATGTTTGCCATTGGCACGAGTGACCAAAAGTTTGGCTACCATGCGACCATGGACATTGACCGGTGCACAGTTCTGGCAGTAACAGGAAAGTTGAAAAGCACATTTAATTCTGTATTTTAATTCCTATATTCTGTTTTTTTGGATAGAATCCGGGTTAGTGCATCCCTTACAGACAGCTTCCTCTTATATCCAGGGTTCCTCCTGTGGGATGTGGTCCATCCTTCGTGGTGGTATGCCGACTTCACCCTGGATACCGATATGGCTCTTGATACGCCAGTGAGACACGCACCAAGAATTTGTTCTCTCTTGAACTCTGATATGTCCCCTGTTATGTTGTGTGGGTCGCAATATAATACGTATTACTGTGCTATTGCTCTGCTAATTCAACCTTCACACTCTGCTCATACCGACAGAATGTGCAATCAGGGAAGATTGGCCGCCAGGCCGCGCATATATAGGCGTGACACCTGAAACATTGTTATGGccagtgtttcagtttcattgtccaaaACCAGTACATTTTTTAAGAAAGCAGGGCCTgctgacccagggatttgaaccggcaaccttctgttcATAGACACGTTAAATCCGTTGAACCACACCCCTGTGACTCAGCTGACTGTGCGTTTTCAACTGGATGGATACAAACAACAGTGTCTCCACGCTTACGACAGTTCCGCTATGCGTGGCTTCCCTCAGGAAAACCACCACACTAATTAGTTAATTGAAATTAGAaatatatggtaatatgctCATTGTTCAGTCGAGCTTTGTGATTGGACAGTCAAGCACACATTTGCATAATAGTTACAAGCCATCTTCCCAGGgtgggaaaaaatatatatggcagagccatttaaatctgatttactACTGATTGTTAAAAAAAGATTCATGCAAGCCTTGCTCTTCTCGTTTCCCTGTCACCGCATTGCAGCTTCAGTTATTATGTAAATGATCACAATAAATCTCGCTTTATACGGCGTCCCCGCGGTGGGAAATGAAGACTGGATTTCCAAAACACCACACATTCCTGCGCATTAACAGAATCTAACTGGCCAAgctggtgctccccccccccccattgctgtTTCAGAAAAGCAAGTACATTGCGCTCACTGTAAGAACAGTCGCACGACTGGCCGCTCAGATGCCGAGGCTCGGACAGGATTGGCTGCTTTCCAGAAGTAGCTAATCTGGTGCCTGCTTTTGACAGCGATGGGCGGAGACTAAGGATCGATAGGCACCGCCCAGGCCATCCACTGTCAGCCACCCTGTCCAAATGACTGATAAATAAGTCATAAAACCTACATCAGTTATTTATGACATTATAAAGAGACTGCCTACACCACCCTCAAAGAAAACAAACCTCCAACCACCAGAGAAAATcacccctatatatatatatatgagtgcAGCAAGTTAATTACAGACGCAATCATGTGACTCCGACCACCGGCCACAGTCAGAGACACTGGTAACGTTATAAGACTGACACACTCTCTGCTCACCCTTCCCTACATACAATGGCTCTCCACGGCTCCcagcatatcccatcatgctctcctataTCATATCTGCCGACACAATTAGAGCCAAGAGCAAAACTTGGGGTCTGACCGCAGGGTAATCCATCCAGCCAGGCGGTTAAGGGCTGTGCTCAAGGGCccgatgggattcaaaccaacaacctaccGATCAAAGACACAGAGGCCTAACCTGCTAAGCCAATCATCTCCCCCAGAGGGTGTGGGTCACATGATGTCCTGCCCACTCCTGTCTCCCTTCCTTTACAGGAATGTGGTCTGGGACAGAGTGCTGCATGCAGAGACCTGATGTATAGATTGTGCTGAAACATATAGCTTGTCACCATGACAAATGTGGAGTGGGGGTGACTAGGGAAGGTCTCTCGCTGCCTCTATGACAGGACAGATTTAAAGTGCAGGTCCCATCCCAGGGGTGAGatgcctcccccctcccccactgtcGTTCTCTTGCCTGGGGTGTCTTCAGTCTTTGCGCTTCTGCTGAAGGTTCTCAGAATTTCGTATTACTAGGTTAAAATCCTCTCTTTGCCACAATCATTAaaatcccagaatgcaacagGATCTGCAAGTGTCAAAGGGGAGACGTTTGTGAGCATGTCAGCGCTGTCGGTTTTAATCAATCAAAATGTAAATTAGGGCATTACCAGAACAATCTGGAAAATCCTGCTTTAACTACGTAAGGGGACTAATCTGCGGAATATTGCTGAATGAGGATTGTCGGGCACACTGCAGATCTTGGTATGAATAGCAATGCACAGAAAAGCTTTGACTTTGATTCTTAAAATTAACTCCTAGAGGAGTGCAGAGCTCAGTGCACAATTAAGCTCGTCGTCAGGGAAGACCACCGCGAGCCGCCACGACCTCGCACTAGGTGGCGCCCACACCTGGCAACCCCAAAGTATGGCAAGAGCGCCGTCCAACAGGGCAACCCGTGTGTTAATTAAGTCACCCACGGCAGGCAGCGTCCATATAATAGCCTTTAATAAATCACCCACTAATTCGGCACTGTTGCCCGAGACAAGCCGCAGTTCCTGCTGGTCATTTGCTTCAATTTAGTCAATCAGCCCCGTCGTTTGTATCAGCGGGACTCAACTCACACATCTACCAGATTCCTTCTTGCTGAATTGGATATAAGGCAGTTAGGGTAAGAGAAGCGAGTACAATGAACACGTAGGTAACTAGACGGCAAGGAAATCCAGTCCAGCTCCCGGAGTGGCCACATGCAGCCTCTGCTGAGAATATAATCCCAGCTTCATCCTCCAATCAGAATTCACGTTAAATGTGTAAATCTTCAGGGGGAACCTTCATTAGGCGGCACGGCCGTTAAATGGGTGGGAGGTGGAGTGTCAGATGTGTCAGGAGATGGATGTGCAGTCATCACCATCAGCTGTTTattagaaaacaaacaaaaaaagaatcatTCTTCTTAATTACCCAGAGGTAACAGGGAACGGCTTGGCAGTAAAATTTACAGCCCCGACCGCAGCTTTCAGCCGCCACGCTTCCCCGAGCCGTTCCACTTTTCTGCTTTTTCCGCTGGGAAGTGATCATTTTATCCCCCAAACTCTGCACGTTTGCTAAATTTTATGGTTCATTAAAGAGCTGAAGTGACGCTGGAGCCGTTCCAGCCTCCATAATGAGTTTCTGAAAATGattgtttttaatttaataatttactaTTTATTATTAGCCTCTGATGTGCATTGCAGGCACCCGGGTTGTATAAACCCAGAAGAATGCGACAGTTTAAATGTGGCTCTCGGAGGTGTAGTAACCAAAGCCAGACTGCAGGGGTCACTCCTCAGGGTGGCTTATTAAGCATCCTTTTGGTTTTATGAGCATAGCGAGCAAACTTCTACCCTGGGACTACATGTTCCTATAAAGGTGTTGAACATTAtgggatgtttttttccctctgcaGTTGGCATAGCAAACCTGCATCATTCAGTCAGCTGCTATTGATATACATATAAGCCCTGCTTTGATCTCCCAGTGACTTCACTGATTATAAACTGGGTGTCAGCCACACATTCCGGGGTCCTGCTGTTTATAATGCACACCTCCATATACCCCATTCCTTCACGGAATACAGGGTTCGCCAGAAACCACTGCTGCTTCCTCCCGCTTAACaagcctcctcttcctcctgaaGATGCGGCAGCTTCGCAACGTCGAAATCTGCGGCGGAGCGAGTGCACATGGAAATCCCCTCTGCCGTAAGTTCCATTATGTGGAAATGGATGCGTCTGTTTGCCTGGCACCGAGCAGGTCCCGGCTGAATCGACGGGGGCACACGGCTccgagagtgagcctgaaaccttAGAAGTACATGTTTCACAATTATTTTCATCTTAAAGAACGGCGCCTCTGGACCTCAGTTCTTCTTTCGGGGTCATGAAAATGCCTAATTCTGAGCTTTATGCGTCATTCTCAGATCGGGCGATCAGGAGCACCAGCTTGAGCACGCCAGGCCCCGCTATCACAGGCTGATGAGAGCTTTGAACCAAAGCGGCTGGTCTAAATCAAACCGGCGCTCGCTGCCACCTTCGTCTCCCAACCCAAGTCCTCATCCAGCTTTCCTGCTTCCTGGGACCTCCTCCAGGAAAAGGAGCACCCCATCCCCACTGCGTGTCGATGCTCTTTTCCCCTGCACGTCCgcatgcagggggggggggggcagaggtggGGATTAGTATTTAGATTTCCCTCCGAGGTAATTTTCCACATCAGTTGCCACCCGCTTCCTCCATCGCCCAGGTGCGCAGCAGCCCCGCcctagctgtatgtatgacgtCCCCATGAGTTTCTCTCAGGTCCTTCTCATCAATTTGAAGAATGGGTACCTTCCACGGTCGTAGTTTGGAGTAAGATAGTTTAGCATAAGCTgccgggggagggggcgggtcAACACGGAATTCAGGAAGTCCCCGGTAAGCGCTGAGGGGGGAAGAGGGGCGTGTCGGGCAAGGAGCATTAATCACAGGGAGGGGGTCTGTTTTCCAGAGCCATTTCTCAGTGCGTTAAAGCAATTGCTCTCCAcagtgttaccccccccccccagctggtgTGCCTCTGGGAAGTGGGGGCAAGGCAGTGTGATTCTGCAGCGGAGCGCAGAGCTCAGAACCTCAAATGGGACGAGTGAAACAAACACCCAGCACCACCCAGAGAGGGGAGAATTCAGGCCATATAAACCATGTGTGGGATTCCAAAGGCACCAGTCAGGAGACTTTTGTCCTCTGAGGAATTTGTGGTCTCTCTCAAACCAGGAAATCCACAGAAAACATACAGGGATGTGTGATGCCTTAAGTGTCTGATGTTCCCAGAAAATCCCCTGTTGGCTCGATAAGTAAGAATGAGCTCTCCCATGTTTCAACTAATTAAATTAAGTAATAAATCAAAAGCAAAGGCTTGTTTCGGTATTTAGCCTCATTCAGCGGCCAGACTACTAACTGACTGTTACCTTCATCGGCTTGAACTGTGAATATAGAATGGGTGAGGAAGGAGGGGGCAGGACCCGGGCCTTCCGCCAATCACAGATGCTGTTGCTGCGTTTTGGTAGCCAGTAGCATCCTGTGTAGCATCCAGCCACAGAGGACAGGAAGCCATGCAGCGTTAGACAGGAAGTGAGACCCTCTGCGAAAGCCAAAAGGAAAAATGGAATGAAATGTGCGAGatggagagaaagagggagaaggGGATCCGTATGGCAATGGGGGTATCTCCGTGGACAGGGCCTGGTCCTGCTGTCTACAGACCCTGACAGCGTGTGGCCTATTCGGGGCCCGAAGAATCACTCCGACAGTCAAAATGCCATGCAGCCAATAAGAGGCTGTGTCACCACTCATTTACTCATCAACATAGGTTGCCCCGCATCCTCTGGCCGCTGTTAGTGTACGAGGTGACTATGTCCACTGTTGAGACCCTGGAGAGAAAGATCAGCTCTTTCCTCCGAAGATGGCTGGGCCTGCCACGCAGTCTAACTAGTGCAGCATTATAcagcagaagcaacaaactctaGCTTCCTTTCAGCAGCCTGGAGGAGGAATTTAGAGTTTCTCGTACAAGAGAGGCACTTGTTTATCGAGAATCCAGCGACTCCAGAGTTGcttcagcaggcattgtggtgaagACTGGCAGGAAGTTCAGAGCTCAAGAGGGGCTAGAACTGGCAGAATCTCGTCTAAGGCACAGGGCTTTGGTGGGCACGGTGGCCGTTGGACGAGCAGGGCTGGGGTCATTCCCACAGCCACGGTTCCACCGGGCCCAGGGAAAGGACAGACGCCACCTTGTCCTGGAGGAGGTACGGGCAGGTGTTGAGGAGGTGAGGACCAGCAGGATGGTGAGCATGCAGCAGCAAGGAGCATCAGCAAGATGGGAAGGAGCGCTGGGGAGGAAGCTGACCTGGAatgacatctggaaggcagagccACAGCGTATCAAGTtcatggtccaagctgtgtacgATGTGCTACCAAGCCCTGCTAACTTATACGTCTGGGGGAAGTGCGACCTTTCAACGTGTCCCCAATGCCCAGGAAGGGGCACATTGGAGCACATCCTTAGCAGCTGCCCAGCAGCCCTTGGAGGTGGACGCTACCGCTGGCGCCATGACCAGGTGCTGAAGACAGTAGCTGAGACCATAGCTACTGCAGTGGCTAacaatatacacacccgaagccggAGGGTAGTACCCTTTGTGAAAGCTGGAGAGAAGCCACGACCACAGTCAATTCCAACATCCAGCCTACGTTCATCGGCATCAGACTGGGAACTGCGAGTTGACTTGGGCAAGCAGCTCAAGTTTCCAGAGTATGTTATATCAACCTCATTGAGACCAGATGTAGTGCTGACTTCTGTCTCTTCTAAGCAAGTCCTCTTATTAGAATTAACAGTCCCTTGGGAGGACCGCATGGAAGAAGCCAACGAACGGAAGCGGCTTAAATACCAAGAGCTCATAGAGGAATGTCGGAGAAGAGGCTGGAAAGCCCGCTGCGAGCCAATAGAGGTGGGATGTCGAGGCTTTGCGGCTCGCTCCCTATGTAAAGTCTACACCTTACTTGGCATCACTGGagctgcaaaaagaaaagccaTCAAGTCCACCACAGAGGCTGCAGAGAGAGCCTCCAGGTGGATTTGGATGAAGAGGTCTGAAACGTGGGCCAATGCTGCTGGGACACAAGTTGGGGCCTGATCAGCCCTGGCTGGGTCGCCTGAAGGAGGGTGTCTGATGTTGCGAGACCCGAAACACCCAAAGATCTCAGGAAACATCACTGATGATGTGTCCCAGGGCATCTTCGGATGTATCTATTCACCTTTTTAACTGGCGTGACCAGTGACCCCCAGGAAGAGACTGGGTGACAACCAAGTAAGATTGGTGACAACTGGAGAGACAGTGACAGCACGGAAAGACGGCAGTCGGGGCAGGAAGGGTTAGCAGCCCAACCTGCATCTCCTGTGAGGGAGAACCCAAAATAAGCTACAGATCAACCCACAGATAAACACCCCCAGGGGAGCCCGAGAGGGGGGGAGGATGAGCACCCCATTAGGACGGACCTAATGACGACAACTTCTGAAAACGGAATATCGACGACGAGCAGATGCTTTTGCGGCAAGGTCTGCAAGAACGCCCGAGGCCTAAAGATCCATCAGAGCCGGATGAAATGCTTGGAGCAGGAGAGCGCAGCACAACGCACAGGAATAACGCCTGGTGAGACGCAGGAGGAGCCTGGCCCGGAGACAACCCACAGTGCCCAGAACCTCCAAGTGCCCAGCACTCCAACTCCCAGCAGAGTAGTCCAGAATCATCGTATTAAGTGGCCTCAAGCGAAGCAGCATGGGCTGTGGCAGCAGTTTGATGATGATACATCTAGAATTGTCAACTCAACAGCAAAGGGAGGCGTAGAAAGCCGACTGAAGTACCTGACCACCATTATAACAAGTTTTGGGGCCGAAAGGTTTGGCGTCGAGCAGGCCAAGTCCAGTAAGCCCACTTACATCAACAACCGGAGGGCAGACAAAGTCCACCATTTACGAAAAGAACTGCGTACACTGGCAAAGCAGTTCAAGGTAGCAGATGAAGAGGAAAAGCCACCTCTCGCGGAGCTTCGACACACTATCCGGAAGCAGCTTAAGACCCTGCGCAGAGCTGAATGGCATAGGAGACGGAGGGTGGAGAGAGCCAGGAAGCGAAGTTCCTTCATAGCCAACCCCTTTCGTTTTGCTAAGCAGTTGTTGGGTCAGAAACGAAGCGGACGTCTCGAGTGTTCCCAGGAAGAGGTGGACAACTTTCTGCACAACACCCTCAGCGACCCAGTCAGAGAGCAAGGACTTGGACCACAGACAGCCCTTAGGGTCATGCCAACCCCTACAGTGGAGTTTAACACCTCAGAACCCACTTGGAAGGAAGTCCAGGAGGTGGTAACAGCAGCCAGAGCCAGCTCCACTCCAGGCCCCAGTCAAGTACCCTATAAGGTGTACAAGCGCTGTCCAAACCTCCTCAGAATTCTATGGAAGTTGCTGCGAGTGATTTGGCGGAGGGGAACCATTGCAGACCAATGGAGACAGGCGGAGGGTGTCTGGATACCAAAGGAGGAGAACTCAACCAGGCTGGAGCAGTTCCGATCCATTTCACTTCTCAGTGTGGAGGGGAAGGTCTTCTTCAGTATCCTTTCCAGAAGGATGACAGACTTCCTCTTGAAGAACAAGTACATCGACACCTCAGTACAGAAAGGTGGCATTCCTGGAGTTCCTGGCTGCCTAGAACACACCGGAGTAATTACCCAGCTGATCAGGGAGGCACGAGAAGGGAAGGGGGACCTGGCAGTGCTGTGGCTGGACCTAGCTAACGCATATGGGTCAATTCCCCACAAGCTGGTGGAAACCACTCTGGACCATCATTACATACCCGATAAGATCAAGGACCTCATCCTGAACTACTATGGGAACTTCAGGTTGAGAGTGACATCAGGGAGCATAACATCCAATTGGTATCGGCTCGAGAAAGGGATTATAACTGGTTGTACAATCTCAGTTATCCTGTTTGCCCTTGCCATGAATATGTTGGTGAAGGCAGCTGAGATGGAGTGTAGAGGCCCCCTGTCCAAGTCTGGAATTCGTCAGCCCCCCATTCGAGCCTTCATGGATGACCTGACAGTTACCACTACGTCAGTGCCTGGATGCCGGTGGATCCTTCAAGGCCTGGAAAAGCTCATTTGTTGGGCTAGGATGAGCTTTAAACCAATCAAATCTAGGTCCATGGTCCTGAAGAGAGGGAAAGTGGTGGACAAGTTTCGCTTCTGTGTGGACGGTGTAACGATACCAACGATCACTGAGAAACCAGTCGTAAGCCTAGGCAAGGTTTTCGACTGCAGCCTCAGAGACACAGCATCGGTCCGAATTACCATCAAGAAGCTTGAAGCCTGGTTGTCCACAGTAGATAAATCTGGCCTTCCTGGCAGGTTCAAGGCATGGTTATACCAACATGGCATTCTGCCCCGCATCCTCTGGCCGCTGTTAGTGTACGAGGTGACTATGTCCACTGTTGAGACCCTGGAGAGAAAGATCAGCTCTTTCCTCCGAAGATGGCTGGGCCTGCCACGCAGTCTAACTAGTGCAGCATTATAcagcagaagcaacaaactccaGCTTCCTTTCAGCAGCCTGGAGGAGGAATTTAGAGTTTCTCGTACAAGAGAGGCACTTGTTTATCGAGAATCCAGCGACTCCAGAGTTGcttcagcaggcattgtggtgaagACTGGCAGGAAGTTCAGAGCTCAAGAGGGGCTAGAACTGGCAGAATCTCGTCTAAGGCACAGGGCTTTGGTGGGCACGGTGGCCGTTGGACGAGCAGGGCTGGGGTCATTCCCACAGCCACGGTTCCACCGGGCCCAGGGAAAGGACAGACGCCACCTTGTCCTGGAGGAGGTACGGGCAGCTGTTGAGGAGGTGAGGACCAGCAGGATGGTGAGCATGCAGCAGCAAGGAGCATCAGCAAGATGGGAAGGAGCGCTGGGGAGGAAGCTGACCTGGAatgacatctggaaggcagagccACAGCGTATCAAGTtcatggtccaagctgtgtacgATGTGCTACCAAGCCCTGCTAACTTATACGTCTGGGGGAAGTGCGACCTTTCAACGTGTCCCCAATGCCCAGGAAGGGGCACATTGGAGCACATCCTTAGCAGCTGCCCAGCAGCCCTTGGAGGTGGACGCTACCGCTGGCGCCATGACCAGGTGCTGAAGACAGTAGCTGAGACCATAGCTACTGCAGTGGCTAacaatatacacacccgaagccggAGGGTAGTACCCTTTGTGAAAGCTGGAGAGAAGCCACGACCACAGTCAATTCCAACATCCAGCCTACGTTCATCGGCATCAGACTGGGAACTGCGAGTTGACTTGGGCAAGCAGCTCAAGTTTCCAGAGTATGTTATATCAACCTCATTGAGACCAGATGTAGTGCTGACTTCTGTCTCTTCTAAGCAAGTCCTCTTATTAGAATTAACAGTCCCTTGGGAGGACCGCATGGAAGAAGCCAACGAACGGAAGCGGCTTAAATACCAAGAGCTCATAGAGGAATGTCGGAGAAGAGGCTGGAAAGCCCGCTGCGAGCCAATAGAGGTGGGATGTCGAGGCTTTGCGGCTCGCTCCCTATGTAAAGTCTACACCTTACTTGGCATCACTGGagctgcaaaaagaaaagccaTCAAGTCCACCACAGAGGCTGCAGAGAGAGCCTCCAGGTGGATTTGGATGAAGAGGTCTGAAACGTGGGCCAATGCTGCTGGGACACAAGTTGGGGCCTGATCAGCCCGGCTGGGTCGCCTGAAGGAGGGTGTCTGATGTTGCGAGACCCGAAACACCCAAAGATCTCAGGAAACATCACTGATGATGTGTCCCAGGGCATCTTCGGATGTATCTATTCACGCCATGGGTAACGGGAAGTGATCTCCCAAAATTGCTAGTATTTtttaagagttttttttttttgccccagtCTTCCCTACGGACGGACGTGTCTGCACTGACTGGCCCTATTTGCCGTGTGGGAAAAGGTTATTGAATATAATTAGACGTGCGTGAATTAATACAGCCATTCCATCGAGCGAGCAGGGCACATTCGGCCAGTTAAATATGGCCCGTACATAATCGTGACAGCTGTCATATTTATAGAGCCGATTCTGACCTCAAACTTGGTTTTATAAGCTCCGTTTTATGAGCTGGAGGAAGCGGCACAATCGTCACATCCCTGGGGACCGACACGCTGCTGTCTGACTAGGGCCTGTGGAAGCAGGCGATGCCGCCATATTGAAATGTATTAACAGTATCTAATGGTACCGATTGCCAGGCTGAGTCACAAAATGACGCGATTTGAAACCTTTTAAAGCCCGTTTGCTTCTCCCGAGTCCCAAAGCCGTGCCCCGGCTGATTATTAACAGCGTTGCTTTGTTGTGGCAGACGCGTCAACACATTAGCATTTCCGATTGATGCACTCGGCTCACGGCAGGAAATGCTTGAATTGTTTTAATAGCACCGTATTC from Brienomyrus brachyistius isolate T26 chromosome 3, BBRACH_0.4, whole genome shotgun sequence encodes the following:
- the LOC125738598 gene encoding uncharacterized protein LOC125738598, which encodes MTTTSENGISTTSRCFCGKVCKNARGLKIHQSRMKCLEQESAAQRTGITPGETQEEPGPETTHSAQNLQVPSTPTPSRVVQNHRIKWPQAKQHGLWQQFDDDTSRIVNSTAKGGVESRLKYLTTIITSFGAERFGVEQAKSSKPTYINNRRADKVHHLRKELRTLAKQFKVADEEEKPPLAELRHTIRKQLKTLRRAEWHRRRRVERARKRSSFIANPFRFAKQLLGQKRSGRLECSQEEVDNFLHNTLSDPVREQGLGPQTALRVMPTPTVEFNTSEPTWKEVQEVVTAARASSTPGPSQVPYKVYKRCPNLLRILWKLLRVIWRRGTIADQWRQAEGVWIPKEENSTRLEQFRSISLLSVEGKVFFSILSRRMTDFLLKNKYIDTSVQKGGIPGVPGCLEHTGVITQLIREAREGKGDLAVLWLDLANAYGSIPHKLVETTLDHHYIPDKIKDLILNYYGNFRLRVTSGSITSNWYRLEKGIITGCTISVILFALAMNMLVKAAEMECRGPLSKSGIRQPPIRAFMDDLTVTTTSVPGCRWILQGLEKLICWARMSFKPIKSRSMVLKRGKVVDKFRFCVDGVTIPTITEKPVVSLGKVFDCSLRDTASVRITIKKLEAWLSTVDKSGLPGRFKAWLYQHGILPRILWPLLVYEVTMSTVETLERKISSFLRRWLGLPRSLTSAALYSRSNKLQLPFSSLEEEFRVSRTREALVYRESSDSRVASAGIVVKTGRKFRAQEGLELAESRLRHRALVGTVAVGRAGLGSFPQPRFHRAQGKDRRHLVLEEVRAAVEEVRTSRMVSMQQQGASARWEGALGRKLTWNDIWKAEPQRIKFMVQAVYDVLPSPANLYVWGKCDLSTCPQCPGRGTLEHILSSCPAALGGGRYRWRHDQVLKTVAETIATAVANNIHTRSRRVVPFVKAGEKPRPQSIPTSSLRSSASDWELRVDLGKQLKFPEYVISTSLRPDVVLTSVSSKQVLLLELTVPWEDRMEEANERKRLKYQELIEECRRRGWKARCEPIEVGCRGFAARSLCKVYTLLGITGAAKRKAIKSTTEAAERASRWIWMKRSETWANAAGTQVGA